GGGGTCGAAGCCGAGGCGGTCGGCCGGCGTCTGCTGGGTGTCGTGGACCGGTACGTCGCGGGTGACGACTTCGTACCCCTCGCTCGCCGCCTCGCGGTCGGTCACGGGGAGATAGAGGGCTCCGTCCTCGACGACGATTTCGTACTCGTCGTCGAGGAGCCCCGCTTCGGCGAGGGCCTGTCGCGTCTCCTCACCCGCCTCGCGGGGCACGCGCACGCAGGGCCGTTCCATACCGGTGACTCGCCGGCCGCGGGAGTAAGGGTGTCGACCTACGGTCGGGGGTCGGTCTCGGCGGTTCGGGAGTCCGGATCGGTGTCGGTCGTCCCCCTTCCGACGACGCGGCGCACCGCCGCGACGACGGCCGCCGGGTCGTCGTCGACGACGCGCCCCCGCGTCCGGAGTCGGGCGTCGAGTCGCCGTCCCGCGGCGCCCGCGAAGTTCCGTTCGTCGATGGGACGGCCGTCGACGACGACGACCGGCGCGTCGGCCCCGCGGACGGCGTCGAGGACGGGTCGGTTCCCCGGCGCTACGGTCACGTCGGCGACGACGACGGCGTCCGCCCGGCGGAGTCGGTCGACGACGCCCCCCCGCGCCTCGTCGTCGACGGGCGCGTACGGCGGGACAGTCACGAGGTCCGCATCTATCGCCCGCGCCGTCTCGGCGTCGGGGTCGTCCGCACTCACGGCGCCGACGGAGCACTCGAACCCGGCGGCGTCGAGGCGGTGAAGCAGCGGCGTCGCGGCCCCGCCGCCGCCCACGACGTGGACGCGCCCGTCCGCGGCATCGGGGTCGTCCACGAACGCCGTCACCGATACCGATCCGGTCACCGGGTGGTCGGTGACCGTCGCCCGCGCGCCGAACGCTGCCTCGACGGTCGCGCCGGTGAGCACCGACGCCGGCGGTCCGGCCGCCTGCACCCGCCCGTCGTAGAGGAGGCGGAGTTCGTCGCAGTACCGCGCCGCGAGGTCGAGGTCGTGGATGGCCGCGACGACGGTTCGGCCCTCAGCGACGAGTTCGGACACGATGTCGAGCGTCCGGACCTGATGGTTCACGTCGAGGTCGGAGGTGGGTTCGTCGAGCAGGAGGACGGGCGTGTCCTGTGCGAGCGCCCGCGCGAGGAAGACCCGCTGTCGTTCGCCGCCGCTCACCTCCGTCACGGGGCGGTCCGCGAGGTTCGCGATGGCCGCGCGCTCCATCGCCGCGTCGACGGCCTCCCGGTCCGCCGTCGTCCGGGTGCCGAACCGGCCGATGTGGGGCGTTCGCCCCATCGCGACGACGTGGCGAACGGGGAACTCGAAGGCGATTGCGGTCGACTGCGGGACGGTCGCGACGAGCTGGCTCGTCGCCCGCGAGCCGAGGGCCGCCACGTCCTCGCCCGCGACGTGGACCGCCCCCCGATCCGGGGCGAGCGCGCCGTTGATCGTCCGAAGCAGCGTCGTCTTGCCGGTGCCGTTCGGACCGACGAGGCCGACGAACTGCCCCTCGTCGACGCTCGTCGACACCGCATCGAGGACGGTCACGCCGCCGAGGGAGACGGAGACGCCGTCGACGTCGATGGCGGGCGTCACGGCGTCCGCACCTCCCGCTTGCGGAGCAGGTAGAGGAAGAAGGGAGCCCCGACCGCGGCGGTGACGATGCCCACCGGGAGTTCGGCGGGGCCGGCGCGCGCGACGGTGTCGGTCGCCACGAGGAACGCGGCGCCGGCGAGCGCGCTCGTCGGGAGGAGAATCCGGTGGTCCGGGCCGACGAGCAGGCGCATGATGTGGGGCACGACGAGGCCGACGAAGCCGATGACGCCCGCGACGGCCACCGCCGCAGCGGTGAGGAGGCTCGACACCGCGAGCAGAAGGCGTTTACTCCGCTCTACCTCGATGCCGAGCGACCCCGCGTCCTCCTCGCCGAGGAGGAGGACGTTCAGGTCGCGCGCGTACACGAGGAGGCCGAAAAAGCAGGGGACGACGACGGCGGCGGCGACGCCGGCCTCGGTCCACGTGCTGTGCTGGAGGTGGCCCATCAGCCAGTAGATTGCCTCGCGCAGGTCTCGCCCAGCGCTGACGAGCATGAAGGAGACGACGGCGCCGAGGAAGGTCTGGACGGCCACGCCGGCGAGCAGGAGCGTCCCCACGGGCGTCCGCCCGCCCTCCGACGCGAGGCCGTAGACGCCGAAGGCGGCGAGCAGGGCGCCGACGAACGCGGCGACGGGAAGCGCGACGGGGACGGCGACCGGCGCGACGATGGCCGCCACTGCCCCCGTCGCCGCGCCCGCGGAGACGCCGACGATGGAGGGGTCGGCCATCGGGTTCCGGAAGAAGCCCTGCATCACCGTCCCCGCCGCCGCGAGGGCGAAGCCGACGATGGCGCCGAGGACGATGCGAGGGAGCCGGATCGACATGACGATGGTCCGGTGGCTCTCCGGCGCCGCGGCCGTGCCGCCGAGCAGTGCCGCGAGCGCAATGTCGGCGACGCTCCGGACCCCGATTGCGACCGGGCCAATCGTCGCGCTGACGAGCGTCACGGCGACGAGCGCTCCGAGTAGCCCGACGACCCACGCGCCCGTCCGGACGCTCGTGTACATCACTTTACAGCCGCGCTTGCAGTAGGTAAGTATTTGTTGCATGCGTGGTCCGCGCCGCCGGCGCGTCGCCATCCAAAACCGTATTACGCCCGGCCCGCCGCGTAACCGTATGGTGGAGAACGTCATCTGGCCCGCCTATCTCGACGCGTCGAAGACGCGCGCCGAGGGGCGGCGCGTCCCCCGCGATCAGGCGGTCGACGACCCGACGGTCGACGAGATCGCCGAGGCCGTTCAGCAGGTCGGCTACGACGCGGTCATCGAACGCGACAAGACCTACTCCCGGGAGTTCGACCCTCGCGGGCGCGTCCTGGTGCAGGGGGCCGACGACGCGACGAAAAACGACCTCGTGCAGGCCATCGCGGCCTACGTGGGTATCCTCCGCGAGTGATAATGGGCGTCGTCAGTCAGTACCGGCGGGTCGCCGAATCGAGCTGGCGACCCGCCGATGCCCAGTTACGAGGGCCAGTATAATGCGCCGCCTCGGCACCGTCACCCGAACCGCGGGGGGGTTGGCCATCGTCCGCTGTGACGATGGCGACGGCGTTCCCGACATCGGCACGGGCGCCCTCGACGAATCGCTCTCCGACGTGGGCCGCGTCGTCGACGTGTTCGGCCCCGTCTCCCGCCCGTATCTCGCCGTCTCGCCCGCGGCCCGCGTCCGCCTGCCGGACCTCCTCGGGACGACGCTGTACGCCCGCTGATGGAGCGGAAGTCACAACCTCCAAACCGACCCCCACCTAACCGAGGGACATGAACGCGCGCGAGGTTCGCGGCGCCGCCGTCGCCGCGGTGCTCTTCTTGCTCGTCCAGGTCGGTGCGCTCGCGATGGTCGGTCCCTTCGAGACGGCGGGCTATCAGGCCGTCGAGGACCCCTCCGACCCGACCAACAGCCTCGTCTACATCGCCGCCATCCTCGTCGCCACGGCGCTGATGCTCGCGGCCTTCAAGTACGCCTTCGAGCGGGCGGTCAAGGCCGTCGTCCTGCTCTCCAGCGCCCTCGTCTCGTGGTACGTCTTCGCCGTCGTCACGCCGCCACTCGTCACCGTCGGCCCGGTCAACGTCGTCGCCGTCGCGCTCTCTATCGGCGTCGCGCTCGCCCTCCTGATCTACCCCGAGTGGTACGTCGTCGACGCCGCGGGGGTGGTGATGGGCATCGGCGCCGGCGCCCTCTTCGGCATCAGTTTCGGTCTCCTCCCCGCCATCCTCCTCCTCTCGGTGCTCGCCGTCTACGACGCCATCAGCGTCTACGGCACCCGTCACATGCTCAGCCTCGCGGAGGGCGTGATGGAACTGCGCATCCCCGTCATCCTCGTCGTTCCGCTCTCCCTTTCGTACTCCCTCCTCGCCGACGACTTCTCGGGCGCGAACGAGGTCCACGAGGACGAGGAGTCGGCGGCGGTGGCCGACGGGGACGGAGCGCCGGTGGATGACGACGAGGAATCGGCGACAGACGACGAAGCGCCCGGCGACGCGGACGAACCCACCCGCGACGCCTTCTTCATCGGCCTCGGCGACGCCGTCATGCCGACGGTCATGGTCGCCAGTGGCGCCTTCTTCTCGCCGGCGGCGTCGCTCGGCGTCGCGGGCCTGCCCGCGCTCAACCTCCCCGCGCTCCTGTCGATGGTCGGCACCTTCCTCGGCCTCGGCATCCTGCTCTGGGCAGTGCTGAAGGGGCGCGCTCACGCCGGGCTTCCGCTGCTCAACGGCGGGGCCATCGGCGGCTACCTCCTCGGCTCCGTCCTCGCGGGTGTCCCGCTGGTTCGGGCACTCGGGCTGGCCGCGTACCTCTAGCTACTCGGCGCCGGCGCCCGCCCGCACCTTCACCGCCATCCCCGTCTCGAAGTCGCGCATCGCGTCGGCGGCGAGTTCCGCCCGCCCGACCGCCAACACGTCGCCGTCCCCGTCGACGACGGCCACCTCGTCGCTCGGCCGGACGTCGTCGTCGACGCCCCGGACGAACTTCGCGAAGGCGTTCTTGCCGTCGCGGACGAAGGGTTCGCTCTCCGATCCGACGACGACGCGGGCCGCGGGTGCCGGGAGCGCCGCGACGAGTCGGCGACCACCCTCGATACCGAGGGTGAAGCGTCCGTCGACCCCGTAGGAGACGATCCGGTCCCCTTCGGCGCGGACCTGTCGTGGCCGCCCGCCGGTCGAGTGGGTCACGTCGAGGGTCTCGTCGGGAGGAAAGAGCGCCGCGCCCGCGCCGGCGCCGAACTGGTAGTCGGCGACCGTCCGCAGTCGGGCGAGTTCGGTGTCGGACTGACTCATTGGCCCTCCTCGCGGGGCCACGGGCAAAAGCCTTCTCGGCTGCCGCGGCTCTCCGCCCGCCGCGTGTCCCGACCACCCGTGACTTTACAAATGAGCTTGCAGAATACGGCGTACCGAACGGATTCGGTGTTCTCCCCCCGGACCGGTCCATCGGACCCGACATCAATGGCGCTACAGTGGACCCCGTACACGCTCGTCCTGTTGCTCGTTGGCGGCCTCCTGACGGCCTTCGCCGTATCCCTCCGGTATCTCGGTCGCGAGGACGGGATGCCGGGGGCGAAACTGGGTGGCTCCCTGATGCTCGCCGGCGGCGCGTGGGTGTTCTGTTTCGTCGCGCAGCTGTCGAGCACGACGCTCGCGGCGAAGCTACTCTGGCGCGTCCTCACGACCGCCGCCATCCTGTCGCTGGTGCTCGTCTGGCTGGCGTACGTCTGCTGGTACACCGCTCGGTCGGAGTGGCTCTCTCGGCGAGCGTTCGGACTCTGCTCGCTCGTCCCCGCGAGCCTGCTGGCCGTCGCGGCGGTCCCCGCTGCGCGACGCTCCCTGTTCGCCGACGCCGAGTTACTCCGGGTCGGTTCGTTCGTGGTCCTCGACGCCGCGTACGCCCCGCTCTTTTTCGGCTACGTCGTCGTCGGCTACGCGCTGTTCGCCGCGTCGCTCCTGTTGCTCGTGGCCGCGGCCATCGGATCGCGTGGCATCCTCCGCTGGCAGCTCGCCGTCCTGCTGTCGTTCGCGATGCTCCCCGGGAGCGCCGTCGTCCTCGACCTGCTCGGCTACGCCCCGACGCCGGGGCTCGACTTCGGGCCGCTGTCCGTCGCGGTGACCGCCGTCGCTGGCGCGTTCAGCGTCACCCGGTTCGGGTGGCTGGACCTGACCCCCATCGCCAGGGATCAGGTGTTTCGCGCCATCGTCGACGCCGTCGTCGTCGTCGACGCGGACGGACGGGTCGTCGACCTCAACCGACAGGCCGAACGGATCGCCGGCACCTCGGCGGCGGCGGCGGTCGGTCGGCGACTCCCCGATCTGATCCCCGAACTCGCGTCGCCGCTCGACGCCCGCGACGCGACCGACGAGCCGGCGCGCTCGGAGGTGTCGATAGCGACGCCGGACGGCCGGCGGGTGTTCGACCTGCAGCTCTCGTCGGTCGGAGACGCCGTCGACGACCGGGACGGCTACGCGTTGATCCTCCACGACATCACGACCCGAAAGGCGGCCGAGGAGCGCGTGGAGCGACGGAACCGGACGGTCGAACGGATGCTGCGGGTCGTCAACGACCTCACTGCGGCCCACACGGTCGAGGCGGTGTTCCAGCGGGCCGTCGAGGGCGGTCACGAGATGTTCGGTCCCGACGCCTGTCGGATCGCCGTCGTCGAGGGCGACCGGTTCGTGCCCGTGGCGAGCGCCGGCGACGATCACGACGATCCGTCGCCACAGCGGATCGGGTCGGGGTTCGCGGGCACGACGTACCGTTCCGGTGACCCCGTCGTGGTCGACGATCTGACCGACGTGCGCGGCGCCTCCGCCCTCGATACGGGATCGTCGCGACCCTACCGGTCGCTGTTGAGCGCCCCCATCGGGGACCACGGCGTCGTACAACTGCTGTCGACCGACTCCGGGGCGTTCGACGAGGACGACCGCGAGATGATCGCCCTCTTCACGTCACACGTCGAGACGGCCGTCGACCGCGCCGAGACGGAGGCGGAGCTTCGAGACGAGCGTGACCGACTCGAGGAGTTCGCGAGCGTCGTCGCCCACGATCTGCGAAATCCACTGACCATCGCCAGCGGACGGCTCGAACTCCTCGCGGACGCCGAGGACGCGCCGAGCGAACACGTCGAGCCCCTCCGGACGGCGCTCGACCGCATGGAGTCGATCATCACCGACATCCTCAGGCTCGCTCGGCAGGGCGACGCCATCGGGGAGGTGGAGACGGTCGACCTGTCGGCCTGCGTCGACGACGCGTGGCGGAGCGTGGACACCGACGCGGCCCGCCTGCGACGCGCCGACGACCTCGGCACCGTTCGGGCGGATCGCGGCCGACTCCAGCAACTGTTCGAGAATCTGTTTCGGAATTGCGTGGAACATGGTTCCACGAACAACCGGCGCGAAAGCGCCGGTGATACTGTGGAGCACGGCTCCACTGAAAGCCGGCCGAAGTCCGGCGATAGCGTCGACCACGGCTCGACCGCGTCCCACTCGGACGACGCCGCCCCCTCGGTCACCGTTCGGGTCGGCCCCCTCGACCGGGCGACGGGGTTCTACGTCGCCGACGACGGCCCCGGGATCCCGCCCGACCGACGCGACCACGTCTTCGAGTACGGACACTCCTCGACCGCCGACGGCACCGGCATCGGATTGGCCGTCGTCGAACGGATCGTACGCGCCCACGGCTGGGAGATCACGGTCGGGGAGTCCGCCGACGGCGGCGCGCGCTTCGACGTGGTCGTCGAGTGAGCGCCCGGGAGCGCAACCCTTAGCACCCGACCGACCGGACGGGAGGGCATGGCACACGAACTCGGCGAGAGCGACTGGGGGGACTGGCTCCCGACGGCCGTCGCCGACGCCGACCCCGACGGCGTCGCGATCTGGTATCTGGGGTGTAACGGCTTCGTGTTGAAAGGCAGCGACGGCACGACGCTCTTTATCGACCCCTACTGCGGGCTCGGTGACCCGCCGCGGACGGTGCGGATGATCCCCGTCCCGTTCGACCCCACGGACGTGCGCGAGGCGGACGCGATCCTCGCGACGCACGAACACTCCGATCACGTCCACGGGCCGACGCAGGCGCCGATCCTCGCGTCGACCGGCGCCGACTACTACGCCCCCGACGCCAGCATGGCGACCGTCGAGGGAGGGGGCTGGATCGACGACTGGAGCGTCGTCGCCGAACAGTTCGTCACCGTCACCGAGGACGAGACGTTCGAGGTGGGCGAGTTCACGATCACCGTCGTCGCCGTGAACGACCCCGACGCCGACCATCCGGTCGGCTACGTGATCGAACACGACGCCGGCACCGTCTTCCACGGCGGCGACACCCGTCCCGCGGACTCCTTCCGCTCCCTCGCCAACCGCTTCGACATCGACCTCGGCGTCCTCGCGTTCGGATCGGCCGGCCGCATCCCGGACAAGGAGACTCGGGAACCCAAACGGACGCAGTGGTACGCCGACGAGAACGGGGTGGTCCGCGCGGCCAACGCGCTCGAACTGGATCGCCTCGTGCCGAGTCACTGGGACATGTGGAAGGGCTTGACCGCCGATCCGACCGTCCTCCATCACCACGCGCGGAGCTTCGACTACCCGGAGCGACTGGAGGTCGTCGAGATCGGGGATCGGATCGACCTGTAGGCCATCAGCGATCGGTGACTGTCGGTTCGTCTCGGTCGTTGGCCGTGGACGGAGCGACGTCCGAAACCGCATCGTGTCTCGACTCGTCGTGTAGCCGATCCGTGGCGCTCGCCGTCGTTGACGGCAGGTGGACTTCGACGACGCTTCCCCGGGGGCTGTTCTGATCGAACGTGAGACGGCCGTTCGAGGCGTCGACAGTCCAGTGAACGAACCAGAGACCGAGGCCGCTCGAGTGCCGAAGCTCCGTCTCGTGGCCGCGTTCGAGCACGTCCAGTTCGTGTTCGGGGATTCCCGGACCGTTGTCACGAACTTCGATCGTCACGGCGTCGCGCTCTCCGCCGTCACACTCCGGCGATCGGACGGTGATGGCGAGATGAGGCCTCGGCGCGTCGTTGTGTTCGACGGCGTTGGTCAGAAGTTCGTCGATCGCTTCCTCGATCAGCGGGGTGCTGCGAACTTCGACCGACTCGGGAATCGTCGTCTCGACGGTGACGCCCTCGCCGGCGAGTGTCGACGCCTTCGTCCGGAGCGGCGGACCGATATCGATCGGTCTCGTGGTGGCCGCCTCTTCGTCCAGTAACCACTCGAATCGACGGGCACAGTCGCTCATCTCCTGTAGCTCACGTGCCTTCTCGTCGATCCGCGCCATCGCCTGCCTGCGGTCGATTCGCCCCCCCTTGATGTGGCTCGCGTATCCGAGGATCACGTTGACGGCGTTGCGAATGTCGTGGCGGAAGACGCGATTGAGGATCGTAAGCCGGCTGCTCAACTGCCGAGTTCGTTCGTGCTCCGCGTGCAGGTCACGCTCCCTTCGGCGTCGTTCTCCGTCGTACGACCCGATGAGCGCGCCCAAAAGGGCGCCGACCGTCGCGTGGCTGGTCAGAACGAAGGGAACGTCCGTCATCACGACGCCGTTGACCCGCTGATAGGTGATCGAGACGACGCCCACCGCGACGATGACGACGGCGCCGATGACACACCAGATTCCGATGCGAGCGGCGATGTCCGCTTCCTTGCGCCGGTGGATTCTGACCATCGTCATCAACAGCATCATCGAGAGGCCCATCGGAATGAGGGTTCCGAGTAGCCGCGTGTAGAGCCCTTCCGACTGCATCAACAGATGCAGGGTATGGAGGCCGAGCGAGGTAGCGCCGATCCCACCGACGACACCGAGTGACGCAACGTAGCTGCACGAGGGCAGATCGACTTCCTGCAGGGTATCGAACCACTCCACGAACGTCCGGCTCTCGATCATCGCCACTCCTTGTCGACCGCGTGTTCGTGGTACGTCGTCGTGATTTCGAACCGTCCCCCGCCGGTGTTGTCCTCGGCGTCCGTGACGTCTATCGACCAGCCGTGGGCATCGACGATCTGCTTGGCGATTGCCAGCCCGAAGCCAGTGCCGTCGGCGGCGGACGTGAACCCGCTCTCGAAGATTCGGTTGCGCGCGCTCGGCTCGATGCCCGGACCGTCGTCTTCGATGAAAAATCCCTCTCGCCCCGACAGGCGGCCAAGTCGGATCGTCACGCCCGGCCCGGCGTGTTTCACCGCGTTCCCGAGGAGGTTCTCCAGCAACTGCCTGAGCCGTGATTCGTCGGCCGGCAGCGTCCAGCCGTGGAGGTCATCGGCTATCCGTCTGGTGGCCGTGTCCGTGTCGACGTGCTCCCACGCCAGGTCGACGATACGCTCGAAGGAAACCGGGTCGGTTTCGTGGACGATTTCCCCCTGTTTCGAGAGTTCGAGTACCTCCTCGATCATGGCTTCCATCCGCTCGAGTGCTGACAGCGCCCGATCGAGGCTGGCGTCGACGGACTCGTCGCCCTGCCGAGCCATGTCGACGTGGCCGAGCGCGATAGACAGCGGGTTCCGCAGGTCGTGGGCGACCGTTCGGGCGAACTCCTCGAGCCGATCCCGTTCGCGCTCGAGCTGGTACTCGTACTGTTTGCGTTCGGTGATGTCGGTGTTGATGGCGACGAACCGCTCGATATCCCCTGTCTCGTCGGTGATCGGCGCAATCGTCTGCTCGACGTGGTAGCGTTCGCCCTCCTTGCGCTGGTTGACCAGTTCTCCCTCCCAGATCTCGCCGCCGAGGATCGTCTCCCAGAGATCTTGGTAATACCTCTCGTCGTGTTCGCCGGAGTTGAGGATCGCCGGCGTCTCGCCGGTCACCTCGGCCTTCGTGTAGCCGGTCACGCTCTCGAATTCGGGATTGACGTATTCGATCGACCCGTCCGTGTCCGTGATCATGATGGCGTGTCCAGCCTGTTCGACGGCCTGTCTGAAGCTCCGGAGATCCTGCTCGCGTCGTTTGCGTGCCGTGATGTCCCGCGCGAGGCACAACACGCGCTCGGACTCGGATCCCTCGGTTCGGAGGGGGGAGATCCGCGCCGAGAAGTGGTGCGTGTCGCCGTCGAGCGGCAGCCGGTATTCGAGGTTCTGGGTCTCGCCCGCCTCGATCGTCTCCCGGATCGCCTCACAGATCTGGTTGGCCGGCTCCGGAGGCAACACGTCGTGGACGGCCAACCCTTCGAGTGCGTCCGGCGAGTCGACGAGCAGATCCTCGGCGCCCGACAACACGTCCTCGTACGTCCCGGATTCGTCGTACACGATCGCGACATCCGGAACGGCGTCGAGGATCGTCCGGAGTTTGCGCTCGCGGTCGCGATGCTCCGAGATGTCCCTGAAGTGCCCTTGGAGGAAGGTCTGTCCGTCCAGTTCGACCACCCTGGCGTTGATCTCGACCGGGATGCGGTCGCCGCCGGCCGTCTCGACGTGGATCGGATCGTCGTCGAAGCGGCGTCGTACCGATTCGTCGTGGCGCTGGTGGCGGTCGAAGAGATGCCGGTAGCGTTCCCGGTCGCCGTCGGGATGGAGTGCCGACTGGTGCATTCCGATGATCTCTCCCCGCGGCCGGCCGATCAACGAGGTGGCGGCTTCGTTCGCCTCGACGATAATCCCGGTGTCCGTGTCGGCGACGATGATCGCGTCCGGTGCCGCGTCGATCAGCTCCCGGTACTTTCGTCGCCTTCCGTCGCACTTCCGGTCCTCGGCGCCGGGTGCCGACCGCTCGGTTCCCGTGGCGACGATCCGTTCGGTCCGTCCGTCGTCGTCACGGACCGATCGCACCCGCAGATCGATCCGTCGCGTCTCGCCGGCGCCGTCGACGACGAGTTCACCCTCCCACGGGTCGCCGTCGGTGATCGACCCCCAGTCGTCATCGATCGCGGTGCCGAGGGCGGAGACCGGTCGTCCGACGAGAGCGCGCCGATCCTCGCCGAGGATCGTCTCGAACGCCCGATTCACGTGTTCGATCCGGCCGTTGGGGTCGGCGATAAGGAACGGGAGTCCCATTCCGTCGACCGCCGTTCGGAACCGGCGGCAGTCCGTCCGTATTCGCCGAGACGCCACGCACCGTTCGATGCGACGCGCGAGGAGCGTCCGGCGCTCGGTGTCGGTGCGTCCGGAGAGGTAGTCGTCGGCGCCCGCTCGGAACCAGCGTCGCGGATCGCCGTCGGACTGATCGTACGCGAGGACTGGGGGGGTGGATCGCCGCTCATCGAGCGCCGCTAGTAGGCCGTCCGCGTCCTCCGGACACGTTCCCTCGACGATGACGCAGTCGATCGACTGCTCGTCCAGCGTGGCCGTCACGGCGGCTCGCTCCGAGACGGCGTGTACCTCCATCCCGTGTTCTGCGTCGAGCATCGGCGGCACGTCCGACGACGCTCGGCACAGGTAGAGGACGGTCGGCGGCGACTGGAGCGGCGCCCCAGATCGACGGTCCCGACGGTTCGAGGAGAGGTTATCCATCGTGTCCGCCCTCCGCATCGGCGGTCCGTTCGATCGGTTCGGATGCGCCCGCGCCCACGACCGATTGGGACTCGATGATCTTCTGCAGGACGTCCCGGAACACGAGCCGCGATTCGTCACGGTCGATTAGCTCCGCGATCCGCTCGCGGTTCTTGGCTTCGAGGCGTTCCCGTCGCTCGCGGAGTCGTCGGTACTCCTCGTTGTCGTCGAGGCTGTCCTCGTCGAACCGTGACTCCAGCGCGACGATCTTCGACGTGACCGACAGCAGTTCCCGGGTATCGCGGCCACACCGGGCCCGAAGGAGCAGGCTCTCGACGAACTCCCGGAGGTCCTGTCGGCGGACGGGTTTGACGACGTACGCGTCGAACTCCATCTCGACGATGTCCGTGTCGGGATCGACCGACGTGATCATCGCGACGCGGCAATCGTACCCCTCCTCCCGGACGGTTTCGAGCACCTCGTCGCCCGACAGCCCCGGCATCCGTCGGTCGAGCAGGAGCACGTCAACCTCGTTGGAGAGGCGGACGAGCGCTTCCTCCCCGCTGGTCGCCGTCAGGACGGTGTGGGTATCTTCGAGCATCGCCGCGTACATTCCGACCAGATGCGGGTCGTCGTCGACGACGAGCACCGTTCCCTGTTCGGACACTACGTCGGATTCGGACCGACGCTCATCGAGCGACATGGTTCGAAGGCGGCTGTCGACTCGTGTCGCGGTGCCGTCGGGGGACGGGAGCCGGCATCGCGCCGGAACGACGGGGAGCGGCACGCTCGGAACGGGGGCCGATGCGAGCCACGACGGACGCCGGCGTGTCGAGACGCATGGCTACTGGCCTCCGGTGGCGTCGGTGAGCCGCTGCACCGACCGACTGATCTCGTCGACTTTCTCGGTCTGGGCCTCGTTGATCGCGGCGACGTCCTCGACTTCCTCGCGAGCGCGCTGGGCCTGCTCGACGGCCTGCTCGATCATGCTCCCGACTTCCTCGGTGCTCGCGGCCTGATCGTCGGTCGCGTCGGCGACTTCTTCGATCCCGTGCGACGCCTGCTTCACCGCCTCGACGATCTCGGTGAGGTTGTCCATCGCTCGCTCGACCTGCTCGATTCCGTCCTCGATCGCCGTGTTCGTCCGCTGCAGGCTGTCGACCGTCTCCTCGGTGTCGTCCTGAATGCGGTGGACCATCTCCTCGATGTTGGTGGCCCGCCGCTGGGACTCCTCGGCGAGATCCTTGACCTCCGTGGCGACGACGGCGAACCCCTCGCCCGCTTCGCCGGCCCGTGCCGCCTCGATCGAGGCGTTGAGAGCCAGCAGGTTCGTCCGTTCGGCGATGTCGTTTATCACCTCGACGATCTCGTTTATCTCGTCGACGCGGTCTTGGAGCTGATCGACATCGGCGACCACCTCGGCAGCCGCCTCGTCGACGGTCTCCATCGCGTCGATCGCCTCGGTCGCCGACTCGCGGCCGTCCTCGGCGAGACGTTCGGCGGTCGAACTCGTGGATTCGACCTGATCGGCGGTCGAGGCAATCTCCTCGACCGTCGCACTCAGGTCGGACACCTCGTCTGAGACCTCGAGCATCCCCTCCGCCTGTTTTTCGACGAGGTCGCTGATCGCCCGCGAACTCCTCGCGGCATCTTCGGACGTGCGGCGCAGGTCGTCGACCGCCGTCTCGACCTCCTCGGCGACCCGCTCTCGTCGATCGAGCTCCGTCTCGATCCGCTGGTTGTACGAGTGGATGTACGTGTCCACCGCGACCTGCTGGTCGAGGTTCAGGAGTTTGAGCGCCGACAGCGACCGTGCTATCACCGTATCGACTGCCTCCTCGACCG
This window of the Haloplanus rubicundus genome carries:
- a CDS encoding ATP-binding cassette domain-containing protein, translating into MTPAIDVDGVSVSLGGVTVLDAVSTSVDEGQFVGLVGPNGTGKTTLLRTINGALAPDRGAVHVAGEDVAALGSRATSQLVATVPQSTAIAFEFPVRHVVAMGRTPHIGRFGTRTTADREAVDAAMERAAIANLADRPVTEVSGGERQRVFLARALAQDTPVLLLDEPTSDLDVNHQVRTLDIVSELVAEGRTVVAAIHDLDLAARYCDELRLLYDGRVQAAGPPASVLTGATVEAAFGARATVTDHPVTGSVSVTAFVDDPDAADGRVHVVGGGGAATPLLHRLDAAGFECSVGAVSADDPDAETARAIDADLVTVPPYAPVDDEARGGVVDRLRRADAVVVADVTVAPGNRPVLDAVRGADAPVVVVDGRPIDERNFAGAAGRRLDARLRTRGRVVDDDPAAVVAAVRRVVGRGTTDTDPDSRTAETDPRP
- the btuC gene encoding vitamin B12 ABC transporter permease BtuC; the encoded protein is MYTSVRTGAWVVGLLGALVAVTLVSATIGPVAIGVRSVADIALAALLGGTAAAPESHRTIVMSIRLPRIVLGAIVGFALAAAGTVMQGFFRNPMADPSIVGVSAGAATGAVAAIVAPVAVPVALPVAAFVGALLAAFGVYGLASEGGRTPVGTLLLAGVAVQTFLGAVVSFMLVSAGRDLREAIYWLMGHLQHSTWTEAGVAAAVVVPCFFGLLVYARDLNVLLLGEEDAGSLGIEVERSKRLLLAVSSLLTAAAVAVAGVIGFVGLVVPHIMRLLVGPDHRILLPTSALAGAAFLVATDTVARAGPAELPVGIVTAAVGAPFFLYLLRKREVRTP
- the srp19 gene encoding signal recognition particle subunit SRP19 — its product is MVENVIWPAYLDASKTRAEGRRVPRDQAVDDPTVDEIAEAVQQVGYDAVIERDKTYSREFDPRGRVLVQGADDATKNDLVQAIAAYVGILRE
- a CDS encoding H/ACA ribonucleoprotein complex subunit GAR1; its protein translation is MRRLGTVTRTAGGLAIVRCDDGDGVPDIGTGALDESLSDVGRVVDVFGPVSRPYLAVSPAARVRLPDLLGTTLYAR
- a CDS encoding presenilin family intramembrane aspartyl protease PSH, which gives rise to MNAREVRGAAVAAVLFLLVQVGALAMVGPFETAGYQAVEDPSDPTNSLVYIAAILVATALMLAAFKYAFERAVKAVVLLSSALVSWYVFAVVTPPLVTVGPVNVVAVALSIGVALALLIYPEWYVVDAAGVVMGIGAGALFGISFGLLPAILLLSVLAVYDAISVYGTRHMLSLAEGVMELRIPVILVVPLSLSYSLLADDFSGANEVHEDEESAAVADGDGAPVDDDEESATDDEAPGDADEPTRDAFFIGLGDAVMPTVMVASGAFFSPAASLGVAGLPALNLPALLSMVGTFLGLGILLWAVLKGRAHAGLPLLNGGAIGGYLLGSVLAGVPLVRALGLAAYL
- a CDS encoding PUA domain-containing protein; translation: MSQSDTELARLRTVADYQFGAGAGAALFPPDETLDVTHSTGGRPRQVRAEGDRIVSYGVDGRFTLGIEGGRRLVAALPAPAARVVVGSESEPFVRDGKNAFAKFVRGVDDDVRPSDEVAVVDGDGDVLAVGRAELAADAMRDFETGMAVKVRAGAGAE